A region from the Desulfitobacterium dehalogenans ATCC 51507 genome encodes:
- a CDS encoding DUF2935 domain-containing protein, producing MSTLPMTGDFIRESLELHLFWARIIKEHLIFLESGFMCKDVDWIQEADALKCQFEEILHEANCLADGKVGIEVMKSGELFTNKTLKAEQKTQELTCIPINSQLTVETMGLHPYMGVGMGMVPCEPEIAEQVHALNEKALACACLVYEFTERALHEILRCCITSHNFPALYEHQMKETEMYMRQIKKLQSHQYMDPTYHMVEMQMFWDHIMKEHAEVISHLLDPTEKAMISRADHFAQAYEQLLSQLGNGSVPAQNLRRITNETIRVTEEFKEYKAAGTDAILCCRLRSLILPLLADHILREAIHYLRILGLPLPEFKGGKG from the coding sequence ATGAGTACCCTGCCAATGACTGGTGATTTCATTCGGGAATCCTTGGAACTGCACCTCTTTTGGGCTAGGATTATAAAAGAGCATCTTATCTTTTTGGAAAGCGGCTTTATGTGTAAAGATGTAGATTGGATTCAGGAAGCAGATGCTCTTAAGTGCCAGTTTGAAGAAATCTTGCATGAAGCCAATTGTCTAGCCGATGGAAAAGTGGGCATTGAAGTCATGAAGTCAGGAGAGTTGTTTACCAATAAAACCTTAAAGGCGGAGCAAAAGACCCAAGAACTTACCTGTATTCCAATAAACTCTCAGTTGACCGTGGAAACCATGGGCTTACACCCTTATATGGGCGTGGGGATGGGCATGGTTCCCTGTGAGCCGGAAATAGCGGAGCAAGTCCATGCACTGAACGAAAAAGCCCTGGCTTGTGCTTGCCTTGTCTACGAGTTTACTGAGCGGGCTTTGCATGAAATTCTTCGGTGTTGCATCACCAGTCATAACTTCCCAGCCCTCTATGAACATCAAATGAAAGAAACAGAAATGTATATGAGGCAGATTAAGAAACTGCAAAGCCATCAGTATATGGACCCCACGTATCACATGGTGGAAATGCAAATGTTCTGGGACCATATTATGAAGGAGCATGCCGAAGTTATCAGCCATTTGCTGGATCCTACAGAAAAGGCTATGATTAGCCGAGCCGACCATTTTGCTCAAGCTTATGAACAGCTCTTAAGTCAGTTGGGAAATGGGTCGGTGCCTGCGCAGAACCTTAGACGGATTACCAATGAAACCATCCGGGTAACCGAAGAGTTTAAGGAATACAAGGCAGCAGGAACGGACGCTATCCTATGCTGTCGCTTGAGATCTTTGATTCTTCCTTTGCTGGCCGATCACATCTTAAGAGAGGCTATTCATTATCTGCGCATCCTCGGCTTACCATTACCGGAATTCAAGGGTGGAAAGGGATAA
- a CDS encoding PspC domain-containing protein, producing the protein MTNRLYRSSKEKMIGGVCGGMAKYFDVDVTLVRLVALVTLFMGGSGILLYIAALLIIPSDQRDPSISFGGQGEHVQDIVDEVVQNVKDTAREFGVDSFAGSTSYSSSTYSSDTRHSQRGRTAGLILIILGVFFLANQWLPLWDTISKMWPLVLIIIGAALIWRRS; encoded by the coding sequence ATGACAAATCGTTTGTATCGTTCTTCAAAGGAAAAAATGATTGGCGGAGTATGTGGTGGAATGGCCAAGTATTTCGATGTAGATGTCACCTTGGTCCGCTTAGTTGCTCTTGTCACGTTATTCATGGGAGGGTCCGGCATACTTCTTTATATTGCAGCCTTGCTTATTATCCCCAGTGACCAACGGGATCCCTCTATCTCTTTTGGAGGACAAGGAGAACATGTGCAAGATATCGTGGATGAAGTCGTCCAAAATGTCAAGGATACTGCCCGAGAATTCGGAGTGGATTCCTTTGCCGGTTCCACATCCTATTCGAGTTCGACCTATAGTTCAGATACAAGACACTCTCAGCGCGGCAGAACTGCCGGGTTAATCTTGATTATTCTCGGTGTCTTTTTTCTAGCCAATCAATGGTTACCTCTATGGGATACTATAAGTAAAATGTGGCCCCTGGTTTTAATTATTATCGGAGCCGCATTGATTTGGAGAAGATCTTAA
- a CDS encoding tryptophanase encodes MAIKYVPEPFRIKVVEPLRMLTHEEREVKIAEAKYNLFNLKGEDCYIDLLTDSGTNAMSQEQWAGVMRGDEAYAGASSYFKLMEAGKDIFGFGFIQPVHQGRAAEKVVFPLLLSEGKFAISNMFFDTTRAHVILSGARPIDCVVAEAKDPSKRAPFKGNMDIAKMEEVIKEKGPENIGLVVMTITNNSAGGQPVSMKNLREVSVLAKKYGIPMCIDAARYAENAHFIKRDEPEYKDVSIKDIVREMFSYGDLFTMSAKKDTIVNMGGLLGVKDADSPLVLKIKANCISYEGFFTYGGLAGRDMEALAIGLYEGIDENYLRYRIGQMEYLAARLDDAGIAYQSPVGGHGVFVDAAAMFPHIPYNEYPGQVLCVELYKEAGIRTCDIGSYMLGNDPDTGEQLKADFEFSRLAIPRRVYTQAHLDIMADALIAIKERAHTIKRGYKITWEPPILRHFQASLAPIE; translated from the coding sequence ATGGCTATCAAGTATGTACCCGAACCCTTTCGCATCAAGGTGGTAGAACCCTTGCGGATGCTTACCCACGAAGAAAGAGAGGTAAAAATCGCCGAGGCTAAGTACAATCTTTTCAACCTAAAAGGCGAGGATTGCTACATCGATTTGCTGACTGACTCCGGAACCAATGCCATGAGCCAGGAGCAGTGGGCTGGTGTGATGAGAGGTGACGAGGCCTATGCAGGGGCTTCCAGCTACTTTAAACTCATGGAAGCGGGCAAGGATATTTTTGGCTTTGGCTTTATCCAACCTGTTCACCAAGGTCGTGCGGCAGAGAAAGTTGTATTCCCCTTATTGCTCAGCGAAGGCAAATTTGCAATTTCCAACATGTTTTTTGATACCACTCGCGCTCATGTCATCTTGTCTGGTGCCAGACCCATTGACTGCGTAGTGGCGGAAGCAAAAGATCCATCAAAACGCGCTCCATTTAAAGGGAATATGGACATTGCTAAGATGGAAGAAGTCATCAAAGAAAAGGGTCCGGAAAACATTGGTTTGGTTGTCATGACCATCACCAACAACTCTGCTGGTGGACAACCAGTTTCCATGAAAAATCTTCGTGAAGTTTCTGTTTTAGCTAAAAAATATGGTATTCCTATGTGCATCGACGCAGCTCGCTATGCGGAAAATGCTCACTTCATTAAACGAGATGAGCCAGAATACAAGGATGTATCCATTAAAGATATTGTTCGCGAAATGTTCAGCTATGGCGATCTATTCACTATGTCGGCTAAGAAAGACACTATCGTCAATATGGGCGGTCTTCTTGGTGTTAAAGATGCCGATTCGCCGCTAGTTTTAAAAATCAAAGCTAATTGCATTAGTTATGAAGGCTTCTTCACTTATGGCGGTCTTGCCGGTCGTGATATGGAAGCATTGGCAATCGGTCTCTACGAAGGAATCGATGAAAACTATCTCCGTTACCGGATTGGTCAAATGGAATACCTGGCAGCTCGCTTAGATGATGCAGGTATTGCCTATCAGTCCCCTGTCGGCGGCCACGGCGTATTTGTTGATGCTGCTGCGATGTTCCCCCATATTCCTTACAATGAGTATCCTGGTCAGGTTCTTTGCGTGGAGCTTTATAAAGAAGCCGGCATTCGGACTTGTGATATTGGTTCCTATATGCTGGGCAACGACCCGGATACCGGAGAACAATTAAAGGCCGACTTTGAATTCAGTCGCCTTGCCATTCCACGCCGCGTTTACACCCAAGCCCATCTTGACATTATGGCTGATGCCTTGATAGCAATTAAAGAACGGGCTCACACTATTAAGCGCGGATATAAAATCACTTGGGAACCCCCCATTCTCCGCCATTTCCAAGCATCACTGGCACCCATCGAGTAA
- a CDS encoding amino acid permease, with product MSNQENGMHRGLKNRHIQMIALGGAIGTGLFYGSAATIELAGPAITFSYLIGGLVIFFIMRMLGEMAVDEPVSGSFSHFAYKYWGEFPGFLSGWNYWFNYIVVSMAELTAVGIYVNFWFPDIPHWVTALICLVFITLLNLISVGTFGEFEFWFAIVKVVAIIGMIVFGLFLIFSGINGEATGFDNLWIHGGFIPNGMIGILFSLVPVMFSFGGIELIGITAGEADNPKKSIPKAINQVMWRILIFYVGALSVLMVIYPWNQVGADGSPFVMIFSKIGIPAAATILNVVVLTAALSVYNSGVYSNGRMLYSLAMQGNAPKIFGKLNKRGVPVAGVLVSSGITLVAVILNFLLPGKIFMYLMAVAIIAAVITWTTIIIVNLKFRKAKIAQGEGAAIEFKTPFHPYTNYFCAVFLVMIVILMAFTESMKMAVFVLPVWLLILWISFKIKKSREIKQKA from the coding sequence ATGAGCAACCAAGAAAACGGTATGCACCGCGGTCTAAAAAACCGGCATATCCAAATGATCGCTCTAGGAGGAGCGATTGGCACAGGTCTTTTTTACGGATCTGCTGCAACGATTGAGCTGGCCGGTCCCGCAATCACATTTTCCTATCTTATTGGTGGATTAGTTATCTTTTTCATCATGAGAATGTTAGGGGAAATGGCCGTTGATGAACCTGTTTCCGGATCGTTTAGTCACTTTGCCTATAAGTATTGGGGGGAATTTCCCGGATTTCTTTCAGGGTGGAATTATTGGTTTAATTATATCGTCGTAAGTATGGCCGAATTGACTGCTGTCGGGATCTATGTGAATTTCTGGTTCCCTGATATTCCTCACTGGGTAACTGCGTTGATATGTCTGGTCTTCATTACTCTGCTTAATCTTATTAGTGTCGGTACCTTTGGTGAATTTGAATTCTGGTTTGCGATTGTCAAAGTCGTGGCAATTATCGGCATGATTGTCTTCGGGTTATTTCTTATCTTCTCCGGAATCAACGGTGAAGCTACAGGATTTGATAATCTTTGGATTCACGGCGGGTTTATTCCCAATGGCATGATTGGTATTTTGTTCTCTTTGGTACCTGTCATGTTCAGCTTTGGCGGAATTGAGCTCATCGGCATTACGGCCGGTGAAGCTGATAACCCCAAAAAATCCATTCCTAAAGCCATCAACCAAGTTATGTGGAGAATTCTTATCTTCTATGTGGGAGCCTTATCTGTCCTGATGGTCATCTATCCCTGGAATCAAGTAGGTGCAGATGGAAGTCCCTTTGTTATGATCTTCTCTAAAATCGGAATTCCCGCAGCTGCAACCATTCTCAATGTCGTTGTTCTAACCGCTGCTCTTTCCGTGTACAACAGCGGCGTCTACAGCAATGGACGCATGCTGTACAGTCTGGCTATGCAAGGAAATGCTCCGAAGATTTTTGGCAAATTAAACAAACGAGGTGTCCCTGTGGCAGGAGTACTGGTCTCTTCCGGAATTACCTTAGTCGCTGTTATACTCAACTTCCTGTTGCCTGGGAAAATTTTTATGTATCTCATGGCCGTGGCGATCATTGCGGCAGTTATTACCTGGACTACGATTATTATCGTAAACCTTAAGTTCCGCAAAGCAAAAATCGCTCAAGGTGAAGGAGCAGCTATTGAATTTAAGACCCCCTTCCATCCTTACACAAACTATTTCTGCGCCGTCTTCCTTGTGATGATTGTCATCCTTATGGCCTTTACCGAAAGCATGAAAATGGCCGTGTTTGTTCTTCCCGTCTGGTTGCTCATCCTCTGGATTAGCTTCAAAATCAAAAAATCAAGAGAAATCAAACAAAAAGCTTAA
- a CDS encoding RidA family protein — MSINVLHTDKAPAAIGPYSQGIKAGNLVFTSGQLPINPATGELENDIRKATQQSLENVKNILESAGTSMDKVVKVGVFLRDMNDFAAMNEVYGTFFTTNPPARSAIQVARLPKDAIVEIEAIALAE; from the coding sequence ATGTCCATTAATGTTTTACATACCGACAAGGCTCCTGCAGCCATCGGTCCTTATTCTCAAGGAATCAAAGCAGGAAATTTGGTATTTACTTCGGGGCAATTACCTATCAATCCCGCCACCGGTGAATTAGAAAATGATATCCGTAAAGCGACCCAACAATCCTTGGAAAATGTAAAGAACATTTTAGAAAGTGCCGGAACTTCCATGGATAAAGTCGTCAAAGTCGGAGTCTTTCTGAGAGATATGAACGATTTTGCCGCCATGAATGAGGTGTACGGAACCTTCTTTACAACAAATCCACCTGCTCGTTCAGCAATACAAGTCGCCAGGCTTCCCAAGGATGCCATCGTTGAGATTGAAGCCATCGCTTTAGCCGAGTAA
- a CDS encoding YcdB/YcdC domain-containing protein: protein MNKKVRKLAIPMAVALLMQGALPASVMAASEVSVSPISAVEKIAVPAQVKVSLEDAIKLVKKNFTVPEGYTEFTSGYNSYNERQTWSLNWNSKKDAGGSFNAQVDVSTGEVIYMNCWNPISPSSQTSVPKYSYEEAKDIAQGLVNKILGDRLNQLQLVSENTQITPVIDNGYTTYSVQWKRVANGVAFPSNGVSIQVNAYDGTITGYSLTWSKESIPDLNGVISAAKAREVFAKNNLLQLQYFLNSGVRPLDSQAKDAKKDALLVYKLGNQSFSGMIDAKTGEPLKLNSGEWLYSDTALDAIGGMGGMAKSSENALAPAEQKEVDDTSKLLTQEKAIENVKKWVEIPDKLTLRSANLGFEGGLSQKRVWSFDWSTEESVDGYNYAYARVDAATGEVIGFNTYSSTPQSKSPDAIDRAAAKAIADAFIKKIQPNRVQQVEYLEVLDNGQKYPEDQPNHDFRYERIVNGVPVPDNGFSISVERNTQKIVSYSMDFSDVNFPSVSQAMNQKQGEDTFLNKRPLELKYVQIYKNGQLSDIRLVYQPKMDNSFAVSNIMDAKTGEFLDWQGKPITEQPRPYNFGDISGSFAEEEIRLLGQAGAFGEYGDEFRPNEQVTVKSLLKSMLIAKNGVWSYQGLSDEELLKQVKELGWVKENLSLNDQVSREFQAKLAIRMLQLEKIAQIEELFQVPYEDADTFSDGSLGYISLAKGLGIMNIEGNKFESTKKMTRAEAAYALVKALQSNR from the coding sequence ATGAATAAGAAAGTACGTAAATTAGCAATTCCTATGGCTGTGGCCTTATTAATGCAAGGTGCATTACCTGCCTCCGTTATGGCGGCATCTGAGGTGAGTGTAAGCCCCATAAGTGCGGTTGAAAAGATCGCCGTTCCGGCACAGGTTAAAGTGAGTTTAGAGGATGCAATTAAACTCGTTAAAAAGAACTTTACCGTTCCTGAGGGATATACTGAATTTACTTCGGGCTATAATAGTTATAATGAAAGACAGACCTGGTCCTTAAATTGGAATTCAAAGAAGGATGCCGGCGGTAGTTTTAATGCTCAAGTAGATGTAAGTACCGGCGAAGTTATCTATATGAATTGCTGGAATCCCATAAGTCCATCCTCCCAGACCAGTGTTCCCAAATACTCCTATGAAGAGGCTAAAGATATCGCTCAAGGCCTAGTGAACAAGATCCTAGGAGATCGACTCAATCAATTACAGTTAGTGTCGGAAAACACGCAAATCACACCCGTGATAGACAATGGGTATACGACCTATTCCGTGCAATGGAAGAGGGTAGCCAATGGAGTTGCTTTCCCAAGCAATGGAGTATCCATTCAAGTGAATGCTTATGATGGCACGATTACAGGGTATTCTCTCACATGGAGCAAAGAAAGTATTCCTGATCTCAATGGTGTTATCAGTGCAGCTAAGGCTCGTGAAGTATTTGCCAAAAATAATCTTCTCCAGCTGCAATATTTCCTTAACTCAGGTGTTAGACCTCTGGATAGTCAGGCAAAAGATGCCAAGAAAGACGCTCTCTTAGTTTACAAACTAGGCAATCAATCTTTCAGCGGTATGATTGATGCTAAAACGGGAGAACCCCTAAAGCTTAATTCCGGAGAATGGCTTTATAGCGATACTGCTTTAGACGCAATCGGTGGTATGGGTGGAATGGCGAAGTCCTCAGAAAATGCTTTAGCACCTGCCGAGCAAAAAGAAGTGGACGATACATCTAAACTGCTTACTCAGGAAAAAGCAATTGAAAACGTCAAGAAATGGGTGGAAATACCGGATAAACTTACCCTGCGCAGCGCCAATCTTGGCTTTGAAGGGGGCTTAAGCCAGAAACGTGTATGGTCCTTTGATTGGAGTACAGAGGAAAGCGTGGATGGATATAACTATGCCTATGCCCGTGTGGATGCGGCTACAGGTGAAGTCATTGGGTTTAATACCTATTCTTCCACCCCACAGTCCAAAAGCCCGGATGCCATCGATCGGGCTGCAGCAAAAGCAATTGCCGATGCTTTCATCAAGAAAATTCAGCCTAATCGCGTTCAACAGGTTGAGTATTTAGAGGTTCTGGACAATGGTCAAAAGTATCCTGAAGATCAGCCCAACCACGATTTCCGCTATGAGCGAATCGTCAATGGAGTACCTGTGCCCGACAATGGTTTCTCTATCTCCGTAGAGCGCAATACCCAGAAAATTGTCAGCTATAGCATGGATTTCTCTGATGTGAATTTCCCTAGTGTCTCCCAGGCTATGAACCAAAAACAGGGTGAGGATACCTTCTTAAATAAGAGACCCCTGGAACTCAAATATGTTCAAATCTACAAGAACGGCCAGTTATCAGATATCCGCTTAGTGTATCAGCCTAAAATGGACAACAGTTTTGCAGTTTCTAACATTATGGATGCCAAAACCGGCGAATTTCTTGATTGGCAAGGTAAACCCATTACCGAGCAGCCACGACCCTATAATTTCGGTGATATCTCGGGCAGCTTTGCTGAAGAAGAAATAAGACTCCTCGGTCAAGCCGGTGCATTTGGTGAGTATGGTGATGAATTCAGACCAAATGAGCAGGTTACCGTAAAATCGTTGCTAAAATCAATGCTGATTGCCAAAAACGGCGTTTGGTCCTATCAAGGATTAAGCGATGAAGAGCTCTTAAAGCAAGTCAAGGAACTGGGTTGGGTAAAAGAGAACCTGTCTCTTAATGATCAAGTCAGCCGCGAGTTCCAAGCCAAATTAGCCATTCGGATGTTGCAATTGGAGAAAATTGCTCAGATTGAGGAGCTTTTCCAAGTTCCTTATGAGGATGCCGATACTTTTAGTGATGGAAGTCTTGGTTATATTTCTTTGGCCAAGGGGTTAGGGATCATGAACATCGAGGGTAATAAATTTGAGTCTACCAAGAAAATGACTCGTGCTGAAGCCGCTTATGCTTTAGTAAAAGCATTACAGTCGAATCGTTAA
- a CDS encoding NAD(P)-dependent oxidoreductase: protein MSKDNLKIGFVGTGVMGRSMVKNLLKAGYFVSVTNRTKASAEELFPLGARWVDSVAELAGLSDVVITIVGYPKDVEEVYLSEEGLISNAKSGSVLIDMTTSSPFLAKRIALEGKSKGIDILDAPVSGGDVGAKNGTLVIMVGGEEEVFNKVKPIFEAMGKNIILHGPAGAGQYTKMSNQITIAAGMVGVCEAIAYAQKAGLDPNRVLDSIGGGAAGSWSLSNLGPRMIAGHFEPGFYVKHFIKDMNIALESAKEMGLMTPGLELAKSLYEQLADDGEENSGTHALYKLYMK, encoded by the coding sequence ATGAGTAAAGATAATCTTAAAATTGGCTTTGTGGGAACTGGAGTCATGGGACGCAGTATGGTCAAAAACCTCTTGAAGGCTGGGTATTTTGTATCGGTCACTAACCGGACTAAAGCCAGTGCTGAGGAACTTTTTCCCCTAGGTGCACGGTGGGTGGATTCAGTAGCCGAACTTGCTGGGTTATCCGATGTGGTCATCACCATTGTCGGCTATCCTAAGGATGTGGAAGAAGTTTACTTGAGTGAAGAGGGGCTAATCTCTAATGCTAAGTCTGGGAGCGTTCTTATTGATATGACGACTTCCAGCCCTTTTCTAGCTAAAAGGATCGCTCTCGAAGGAAAAAGCAAGGGTATTGATATTTTGGATGCTCCGGTATCCGGCGGGGATGTGGGGGCGAAAAACGGTACCCTTGTCATAATGGTTGGCGGTGAAGAAGAGGTATTTAATAAGGTTAAGCCCATCTTTGAAGCCATGGGTAAAAATATAATCCTGCATGGACCGGCCGGGGCAGGACAATATACAAAAATGTCTAACCAAATCACCATTGCTGCGGGGATGGTTGGAGTTTGTGAAGCTATAGCTTATGCTCAAAAGGCCGGTTTAGATCCCAACCGGGTCCTCGACAGTATCGGGGGAGGAGCAGCGGGCAGCTGGTCCTTGAGCAACCTTGGGCCAAGGATGATTGCCGGACATTTTGAACCGGGTTTTTATGTAAAACATTTTATCAAAGATATGAACATTGCCTTAGAATCAGCCAAGGAAATGGGGTTGATGACTCCTGGTCTTGAGCTGGCGAAATCACTTTATGAACAATTAGCTGATGATGGAGAGGAAAACAGCGGTACACATGCTTTATATAAACTATATATGAAATAA
- a CDS encoding cell wall-binding repeat-containing protein, translating to MKKTRARVLSSVIVATMVLGTAFPAAVLAGTQVSSDSKTSLNRLYGEDRFETAAKVATEGWETSKVAILASGKSENLVDALTAAPFANSVDAPILLTHGTDIPEATIEALKTLKVEEVYTVSGAIKREALEKAFKENKLEIEIKEELGGKDRFETAKNIASQLEGVEGIMVTTAYKYADALSVASIAAAKNMPILLADQNGLPEVEAEYLDEIKDQVKETYVLGGEITVNKKVYEELPGTDGESKFRIFGDDRFDTNLEVLKTFTDLEYNKVYAGNGYDDHLVDALVVSALAAKTNSPIVLTDKELSKKTEDFLLPKLGEKSIVAVGGPTVVTDKVLTFNHVRPQDFAVMQLSGVNGYNVGLQIVDGNARDLASVEVTLYKGETVLSKNTSMDKLFNSYPTATQLSSPFNIDGNFSADGFWSYGKWNGSVLDVPTKAVIKVTYLDGRVYEVVNTNLAGNPEELNKEALNHIKAEDFSVMQVSGVNGYNVGFSLVDKLPVDLQSIEVSLVKVETIKDEASEEEQIEETILATNKATRANNAKLFESTDKQLSSPFNINGTFENDGYWTYGDFNGTVDDVPTKAIIAIQYQDGRKFAVQNTELTGDTKLLAAPAIVSGLAEELTVGETVDFEVTTAPNSFVAEPAAATTKVRVKITLTQGDKEKMVLQYLENDGTYKALPLDAENSAFYGPESGFPFMNAASQFKVAFSEVGTYKYTLEVMTVAAEGQESKVLASTMGEVVVTKAPAEGNE from the coding sequence ATGAAGAAAACAAGAGCTCGTGTACTATCCAGTGTTATTGTTGCAACTATGGTTCTTGGCACAGCTTTTCCGGCTGCCGTATTAGCAGGTACTCAAGTATCTTCTGACAGTAAAACATCATTGAATCGTCTGTACGGTGAAGATCGTTTTGAAACTGCTGCCAAAGTTGCAACGGAAGGCTGGGAAACCTCTAAAGTGGCAATTCTTGCTTCAGGTAAAAGCGAAAACTTAGTGGATGCTTTAACTGCAGCACCTTTTGCCAATTCTGTAGATGCACCGATTCTTTTGACTCATGGTACTGACATTCCGGAAGCAACCATCGAAGCACTTAAAACCTTAAAAGTTGAAGAAGTTTACACTGTAAGCGGTGCTATTAAAAGAGAAGCCTTGGAAAAGGCTTTTAAAGAGAACAAATTAGAAATTGAGATTAAAGAAGAATTAGGTGGTAAAGATCGCTTCGAGACTGCTAAAAATATCGCCAGTCAACTCGAAGGTGTAGAAGGGATCATGGTAACTACAGCTTATAAATATGCTGATGCCCTTTCTGTAGCGTCTATTGCTGCTGCTAAGAATATGCCCATCCTCTTAGCAGATCAAAATGGGTTGCCTGAAGTCGAAGCAGAATACCTTGATGAAATCAAGGACCAAGTGAAAGAAACCTATGTACTTGGTGGGGAAATAACTGTCAATAAAAAAGTATATGAAGAACTGCCTGGAACCGATGGTGAAAGTAAATTTCGTATTTTCGGTGATGACCGTTTCGATACCAACTTAGAAGTATTAAAAACCTTCACTGATTTAGAGTATAACAAGGTTTACGCAGGCAATGGTTATGATGACCATCTCGTGGACGCTTTAGTTGTATCGGCTCTTGCCGCAAAAACCAATTCTCCTATTGTTTTAACAGATAAAGAGCTGAGCAAAAAAACAGAAGATTTCTTGCTTCCAAAATTGGGAGAAAAGAGCATCGTGGCTGTGGGTGGACCCACCGTCGTAACGGACAAAGTTCTCACCTTTAACCATGTTCGTCCGCAAGATTTCGCTGTTATGCAGTTATCTGGTGTTAACGGTTACAATGTAGGACTCCAAATCGTTGATGGAAACGCAAGAGATTTGGCAAGCGTTGAAGTCACCCTTTACAAAGGAGAAACCGTTCTTTCCAAAAACACCAGCATGGATAAACTCTTTAATTCTTACCCCACAGCAACTCAACTTTCCTCTCCTTTCAACATTGACGGAAACTTCTCTGCAGACGGTTTTTGGTCTTATGGTAAATGGAACGGAAGTGTTCTTGATGTTCCTACCAAAGCAGTCATCAAAGTGACCTATTTGGATGGCCGTGTCTATGAAGTCGTCAATACAAACCTTGCCGGTAATCCGGAAGAGCTTAACAAAGAAGCGCTTAATCACATCAAAGCTGAAGACTTTAGTGTAATGCAAGTATCTGGAGTTAACGGTTATAATGTTGGATTTTCTTTAGTAGACAAGCTTCCTGTAGATTTACAGAGCATTGAAGTGAGCTTGGTTAAAGTAGAAACCATTAAAGATGAAGCTTCCGAAGAAGAGCAAATAGAAGAGACGATCCTGGCAACCAATAAGGCAACCCGTGCTAATAATGCCAAGCTCTTCGAATCAACCGACAAGCAGCTTTCGTCTCCTTTCAATATCAATGGAACCTTTGAAAACGATGGCTACTGGACCTATGGTGATTTTAACGGAACAGTTGATGATGTTCCTACTAAAGCTATTATCGCCATCCAATACCAAGACGGACGTAAATTTGCCGTTCAAAACACTGAGTTAACCGGGGATACAAAACTTCTTGCCGCACCTGCCATCGTTTCCGGATTAGCTGAAGAATTAACGGTGGGCGAAACGGTTGATTTTGAAGTGACCACGGCTCCGAACAGCTTTGTTGCTGAGCCTGCAGCAGCCACCACCAAAGTTCGTGTAAAAATCACTTTAACCCAAGGGGATAAAGAGAAAATGGTCCTTCAATACCTTGAAAACGACGGAACCTATAAAGCACTTCCTTTGGATGCAGAGAACAGCGCCTTTTATGGTCCTGAATCAGGATTTCCCTTCATGAATGCTGCAAGCCAATTCAAAGTAGCTTTTAGTGAAGTGGGAACCTATAAGTACACCTTAGAAGTCATGACCGTTGCTGCAGAGGGTCAAGAAAGTAAAGTCCTTGCTTCCACCATGGGTGAAGTGGTCGTCACTAAAGCACCCGCAGAAGGCAACGAGTAA